One bacterium genomic region harbors:
- a CDS encoding GIY-YIG nuclease family protein: MTDPFQHLRDRLADLPDKPGVYIMKDATGKIIYIGKAKVLRNRVRTYFALAPELNPKIAALKGKIVDFEMLVTDNEIEALILEANLVKKHKPRYNINLKDDKRYPYLKITQDDDFPRVVVTRSMYRDDGLYFGPYANVGGMRETYKMISRLFKLRTCKLRIPHPKGKGSYKVCLQYHVRARIWSARKITTRKSKRSSSFCRASRLHSSLSFRTK, from the coding sequence ATGACCGATCCGTTCCAACATCTGCGCGACAGACTCGCCGATTTGCCCGACAAACCGGGCGTCTACATCATGAAAGACGCCACTGGCAAGATCATTTACATCGGCAAAGCCAAAGTCCTTCGCAATCGCGTGCGGACCTACTTTGCGCTGGCGCCGGAACTCAACCCTAAGATCGCCGCGCTCAAGGGCAAGATTGTCGATTTCGAGATGCTCGTCACCGACAACGAGATCGAGGCATTGATCCTTGAAGCTAACCTTGTCAAAAAGCACAAGCCACGCTACAACATCAATCTCAAGGACGACAAGCGCTATCCATATTTGAAGATCACGCAGGATGATGACTTCCCACGCGTTGTCGTCACGCGCAGTATGTATCGCGATGACGGACTCTACTTCGGACCATATGCCAATGTCGGAGGCATGCGCGAAACTTACAAAATGATCTCGCGCTTGTTCAAACTGCGCACTTGCAAACTTCGCATTCCGCATCCCAAAGGCAAAGGCAGCTACAAAGTCTGCCTGCAGTATCACGTCCGTGCGAGAATCTGGTCAGCAAGGAAGATTACGACAAGGAAGTCCAAAAGGTCATCAAGCTTCTGCAGGGCAAGTCGGCTTCACTCGTCGTTGAGCTTCAGGACGAAATGA
- a CDS encoding C40 family peptidase gives MRKLILLVLLAAAVTISGCTNAVRYSVTDEAARRPAPREPIGDTTRLDDYEPKQDDRDTRVDPDRKDEQDSEIDERIPMGTGSQIDKVLMNRIISRYLGVPYEKGGSGKLGLDCSGLVFVAYRDYDGTRLPLSVEALYRLDDRVGYDDLSYGDLIFFRIDDRRVSHVGIYLENGRFVHASESRGIVIDDIADEYFATRFAGARRVRL, from the coding sequence ATGAGAAAGCTAATCCTGCTTGTGCTATTGGCCGCAGCCGTGACAATATCCGGTTGCACAAATGCCGTGCGTTACTCTGTGACCGATGAGGCCGCGCGCCGACCGGCTCCACGTGAGCCAATCGGTGACACAACTCGTCTCGACGATTATGAGCCGAAGCAGGATGATCGCGACACCAGGGTTGATCCAGACCGCAAAGACGAGCAAGATTCCGAAATCGACGAACGGATTCCGATGGGTACCGGCTCGCAAATTGACAAGGTGCTGATGAATCGCATCATCTCGCGTTACCTTGGTGTGCCCTATGAAAAAGGCGGATCGGGCAAGCTGGGACTCGATTGCTCCGGCCTGGTCTTTGTTGCCTATCGCGATTACGATGGAACGCGCCTGCCGTTAAGTGTCGAAGCTCTTTATCGTCTTGATGATCGCGTCGGATATGATGATCTCTCGTATGGCGATTTGATTTTCTTCCGCATCGATGATCGCCGCGTGTCGCATGTCGGCATCTATCTCGAAAACGGACGCTTCGTCCACGCCTCCGAATCTCGCGGCATTGTGATCGACGACATCGCCGACGAGTACTTCGCGACACGCTTTGCCGGCGCACGCCGGGTGCGGTTGTAA
- a CDS encoding UbiA family prenyltransferase, translating into MNKLLDYIFLMRPMLIIPVWTISLLGARASLWRERGTSPITLDRYPFVDFSTSDLNILAMLGLATLLAGGVFILNQIYDADTDRINKKLFLISDGHISAAEAWKLYIMVTAIAILGAFLMNWQLGCLFVVGAWFGFQYSYPHFKLREHPYKSFRNNIVAHGMLAFLFGWVMYLNFNIEGIIKSVPYLLAVGAVYLNTTLPDLEGDKTSGKTTYGGMWGVVKTQRTSFMLVLSGMLFSIMTADYGFTVTALVTSTFFLVAWLKESVAVSTVSSKVAILALSIFAAIFFPLYAAVLIFTIVLTRIYYARRFDVSYPALTEKSQ; encoded by the coding sequence ATGAACAAACTACTCGACTATATCTTCCTGATGCGCCCGATGCTGATTATCCCCGTGTGGACGATCTCCCTGCTTGGCGCACGCGCTTCACTGTGGCGCGAACGCGGCACCAGCCCGATTACTCTCGATCGCTATCCGTTCGTCGACTTCAGCACATCGGATCTGAATATCCTCGCCATGCTGGGATTGGCCACTCTGCTTGCCGGCGGAGTGTTCATCCTTAACCAGATTTACGATGCCGACACTGATCGCATTAATAAGAAGCTGTTCTTGATTTCCGACGGCCACATTTCCGCCGCCGAGGCTTGGAAGCTCTACATTATGGTTACCGCAATTGCGATTCTCGGAGCATTTCTGATGAATTGGCAACTCGGCTGCTTGTTCGTGGTCGGCGCCTGGTTTGGATTCCAATATTCCTACCCGCATTTCAAATTGCGCGAACATCCCTACAAGTCATTTCGCAATAACATCGTCGCACACGGCATGTTGGCATTTCTTTTCGGCTGGGTGATGTATCTGAATTTCAATATTGAAGGCATCATCAAGTCTGTCCCCTATTTGCTCGCTGTCGGCGCTGTCTATCTCAATACGACTCTTCCCGATCTCGAAGGTGACAAAACCTCCGGTAAGACTACCTATGGCGGCATGTGGGGAGTTGTCAAAACACAGCGCACATCGTTCATGCTGGTCTTGTCAGGAATGCTGTTTTCGATAATGACTGCCGACTACGGATTCACAGTGACCGCATTGGTTACGAGCACGTTCTTCCTCGTTGCCTGGCTGAAGGAATCAGTCGCAGTGTCGACGGTGTCTTCCAAGGTAGCCATTCTTGCGCTGTCAATATTCGCGGCAATATTCTTCCCGCTTTATGCGGCTGTTCTGATATTCACGATAGTTCTGACGCGCATCTACTACGCGCGCCGTTTTGATGTTAGCTACCCTGCCCTTACCGAGAAGAGTCAATGA